The Pyrococcus horikoshii OT3 genome includes a window with the following:
- the porB gene encoding pyruvate synthase subunit PorB, which yields MAVRKPPITTREYWAPGHAACAGCGCAIALKLATKAFSEAMEEKYGDPNAFAIAQATGCMEVVSAVFPYTAWKVPWIHVAFENAAAAASGVEAAWKKLGIKGKILAIGGDGGTADIGLQALSGMLERGHNVVYLMYDNEAYMNTGIQRSSSTPYGAWTTTSPPGKYSIGEDRPKKWVALIAAAHQIPYAATASIGNPFDLVKKVKKAAKVDGPAFIQVHCTCPTGWRTPLEKGVEIARLAIETGMWPLFEIENGDIWNIKIQPPGGGAKVYKEGGRVVRIEFKKPIEEYLKYQGRFKHLFKRPEAIEELRNQIKAMWKVLGVEAILPRPEE from the coding sequence ATGGCCGTTAGAAAGCCTCCCATTACTACTCGTGAATATTGGGCTCCTGGTCATGCTGCATGTGCTGGTTGTGGATGTGCTATAGCCCTAAAGTTGGCAACCAAAGCATTCAGCGAAGCTATGGAAGAGAAGTATGGTGATCCAAATGCATTCGCAATCGCTCAAGCCACTGGTTGTATGGAAGTCGTCTCAGCTGTATTCCCATACACCGCTTGGAAAGTTCCATGGATTCATGTTGCATTTGAAAATGCCGCTGCAGCAGCTTCTGGAGTTGAAGCTGCATGGAAAAAGCTTGGTATAAAGGGTAAGATACTAGCCATAGGTGGAGACGGAGGTACCGCAGATATAGGATTGCAGGCACTTTCCGGAATGCTTGAGAGAGGCCACAACGTCGTTTACCTCATGTACGATAATGAGGCTTACATGAATACTGGAATTCAGAGGTCTTCATCAACACCCTACGGAGCATGGACAACGACTTCACCCCCAGGAAAGTATTCCATTGGTGAGGATAGACCAAAGAAGTGGGTTGCGTTAATAGCTGCGGCCCACCAGATACCTTATGCTGCAACTGCTAGCATTGGTAATCCATTCGATCTAGTGAAGAAAGTTAAAAAAGCTGCTAAGGTTGACGGTCCAGCCTTTATACAAGTTCACTGTACCTGTCCAACAGGATGGAGAACCCCACTTGAGAAGGGAGTTGAGATAGCTAGGTTAGCTATTGAAACCGGAATGTGGCCACTCTTTGAGATTGAAAACGGAGATATATGGAACATAAAGATACAGCCCCCAGGAGGAGGGGCCAAGGTTTACAAGGAAGGAGGAAGGGTTGTAAGGATAGAGTTCAAGAAACCCATAGAGGAGTACCTCAAGTACCAGGGAAGATTCAAGCACCTCTTCAAGAGACCGGAAGCAATTGAAGAACTCAGGAATCAAATAAAGGCCATGTGGAAAGTCCTTGGAGTTGAGGCCATTCTCCCAAGGCCTGAGGAGTGA
- a CDS encoding CDC48 family AAA ATPase, translating to MILGRSEPQKEEIKLRVAEALKRDVGRGIVRFDRRYQKMIGVEPGDIVEIEGERVTAAIVANSHPDDKGLDIIRMDGYIRKNAGVSIGDYVTIRRAQVKEAKKVVLAPAQKGVIVQIPGDIIKNNLLGRPVVKGDIVVASGRGDLYYSSGTPFDEIFRGFFEAMSVGFGELKFMVVNTIPKGIVQITYNTEVEVLPQAVEVREEKIPEVTYEDIGGLKEAIQKIREMVELPLKHPELFERLGIEPPKGVLLYGPPGTGKTLLAKAVANEANAYFIAINGPEIMSKYYGESEERLREIFKEAEENAPAIIFIDEIDAIAPKREEVVGEVEKRVVSQLLTLMDGLKGRGKVIVIGATNRPDALDPALRRPGRFDREIEVGVPDKQGRKEILQIHTRGMPIEPDFEKDAVIKVLKDLEKDERFEKEKIEKIIEKVSKANSEDEIKEILKEDGNVYVEVRNRLIDKLLEELAEVTHGFVGADLAALAREAAMVVLRRLINEGKINPEAESIPREVLEELKVTKRDFYEALKMVEPSALREVLIEVPNVHWDDIGGLEEVKQELREAVEWPLKYPKAFKKLGITPPKGVLLYGPPGTGKTLLAKAVATESEANFIAVRGPEVLSKWVGESEKRIREIFRKARQAAPAIIFIDEIDAIAPARGTSEGEKVTDRIINQLLTEMDGLVENSGVVVIAATNRPDILDPALLRPGRFDRLILVPAPDEEARFEIFKVHTRSMPLADDVDLRELARRTEGYTGADIAAVCREAALNALRRVVKSVPKEKLEEESEEFLNKLVVTRKDFEEALKKVKPSVSKYMMEYYRQFEEARKRVSGESVGREPDYFTG from the coding sequence ATGATACTCGGGAGGAGTGAGCCTCAAAAGGAGGAGATCAAGCTTAGGGTAGCTGAGGCCCTTAAGCGTGACGTTGGTAGGGGGATTGTTAGATTTGATAGACGCTATCAGAAGATGATAGGCGTTGAGCCGGGGGATATAGTTGAGATAGAGGGAGAGAGGGTAACAGCAGCTATCGTTGCGAACTCCCATCCGGATGATAAAGGGCTCGACATAATAAGGATGGATGGTTATATAAGAAAAAACGCTGGAGTTAGCATTGGAGATTACGTTACCATTAGGAGAGCTCAAGTTAAAGAGGCCAAAAAGGTTGTCCTTGCTCCTGCGCAGAAGGGAGTTATAGTCCAGATTCCTGGAGATATTATAAAGAATAACCTTCTCGGGAGGCCTGTAGTTAAGGGTGACATCGTAGTTGCTAGTGGTCGTGGGGATTTATACTATTCTAGCGGAACTCCATTCGATGAGATCTTCAGGGGATTCTTTGAGGCCATGTCGGTCGGCTTTGGAGAGCTTAAATTCATGGTTGTAAATACCATTCCAAAAGGGATAGTCCAGATAACATATAACACCGAAGTCGAGGTTCTTCCTCAGGCCGTTGAGGTCAGGGAAGAGAAGATCCCGGAAGTTACCTATGAGGATATTGGTGGCCTTAAGGAGGCAATACAGAAGATAAGGGAAATGGTCGAGCTACCCCTAAAGCATCCTGAGCTCTTTGAAAGACTGGGTATTGAGCCTCCTAAGGGTGTTCTTCTTTATGGTCCTCCTGGGACTGGTAAGACTCTCTTAGCTAAGGCCGTTGCTAATGAGGCTAACGCTTACTTTATCGCAATAAACGGGCCAGAGATAATGAGCAAATACTACGGAGAAAGCGAAGAAAGATTAAGGGAGATATTTAAGGAAGCTGAGGAAAATGCTCCTGCAATAATCTTCATTGACGAGATTGATGCAATAGCTCCGAAGAGGGAGGAGGTTGTTGGTGAGGTAGAAAAGAGGGTTGTCTCTCAATTGTTAACTTTGATGGATGGTTTGAAGGGTAGGGGTAAGGTTATTGTTATTGGGGCTACTAATAGGCCTGATGCTTTGGATCCTGCTTTGAGGAGGCCTGGGCGTTTTGATAGGGAGATTGAGGTTGGAGTGCCAGACAAGCAAGGAAGAAAAGAAATACTACAAATCCACACAAGAGGAATGCCAATAGAACCAGACTTCGAGAAGGATGCAGTAATAAAAGTCCTCAAAGATTTGGAGAAGGATGAGAGGTTTGAGAAGGAGAAGATTGAGAAGATAATCGAGAAGGTTTCAAAGGCCAACAGCGAGGATGAAATAAAGGAGATACTCAAGGAGGACGGGAACGTATATGTAGAGGTTAGAAACAGGCTAATAGATAAGTTGCTTGAGGAATTGGCTGAGGTTACTCATGGTTTCGTTGGCGCTGACCTAGCAGCACTAGCCAGAGAAGCAGCAATGGTCGTGCTTAGAAGGCTCATAAATGAGGGTAAGATAAATCCAGAGGCCGAAAGTATTCCAAGGGAGGTTCTCGAAGAGTTGAAGGTTACAAAGAGAGATTTCTATGAGGCTTTGAAGATGGTTGAGCCTTCTGCTTTGAGGGAGGTCCTCATCGAAGTCCCAAACGTCCACTGGGATGACATAGGCGGATTAGAAGAAGTAAAACAAGAACTAAGAGAAGCAGTAGAATGGCCACTAAAATACCCCAAGGCGTTTAAGAAACTCGGTATAACTCCTCCTAAGGGTGTTTTGTTGTATGGTCCTCCTGGGACTGGTAAGACTCTCTTAGCTAAGGCCGTTGCTACTGAGAGTGAAGCCAACTTCATAGCCGTTAGAGGCCCAGAAGTATTAAGCAAGTGGGTTGGCGAAAGCGAGAAGAGAATTAGGGAAATCTTTAGGAAAGCAAGGCAAGCTGCACCCGCAATAATCTTTATTGATGAGATTGATGCAATAGCTCCGGCTAGGGGAACTTCTGAGGGTGAAAAGGTTACTGATAGGATCATTAATCAGTTGCTTACGGAAATGGATGGACTAGTTGAGAACAGTGGTGTCGTCGTTATTGCTGCTACTAATAGGCCTGATATTTTGGATCCTGCTTTGTTGAGGCCTGGGCGTTTTGATAGGCTTATTTTAGTTCCTGCTCCTGATGAGGAGGCTAGGTTTGAGATTTTCAAGGTTCACACTAGAAGCATGCCATTAGCCGATGACGTTGATTTAAGAGAATTAGCAAGGAGAACAGAAGGATACACAGGAGCAGACATAGCAGCAGTATGCAGAGAAGCAGCCCTAAACGCGCTGAGGAGGGTTGTTAAGAGCGTGCCAAAGGAGAAATTGGAGGAGGAAAGTGAAGAGTTCCTCAATAAATTGGTAGTCACAAGAAAGGATTTTGAAGAAGCGTTGAAGAAAGTCAAACCGAGTGTTAGCAAGTATATGATGGAATACTATAGACAATTTGAAGAGGCAAGAAAGAGGGTTAGTGGAGAGTCCGTAGGAAGGGAACCAGATTACTTTACTGGATAA
- a CDS encoding nucleotidyltransferase domain-containing protein — MQTEAWTLRIVRAIRKRYPDAKIIFFGSRVRGDYLKDSDYDIIVVSEAFRGKHFTERSSEILRVLWNDGIIGDFEVLCYTPEEFERKKRAYGIVRKAVEEGIIV; from the coding sequence TTGCAGACAGAAGCTTGGACTTTGAGAATCGTGAGAGCTATAAGGAAACGTTATCCAGATGCGAAAATAATATTTTTTGGTTCTCGAGTTAGAGGAGATTACCTTAAAGACAGTGATTATGATATTATTGTTGTGTCTGAAGCCTTTAGAGGGAAACATTTTACTGAAAGATCAAGTGAGATCTTGAGAGTTTTGTGGAACGATGGTATCATAGGAGATTTTGAAGTGCTATGCTACACTCCAGAGGAGTTTGAGAGAAAGAAGAGGGCTTATGGAATAGTTAGGAAAGCAGTAGAAGAAGGAATTATTGTTTAA
- a CDS encoding HEPN domain-containing protein: protein MREEARLLWEQALEDLKTAEVLIEVKRYYASVFFSQQAAEKALKALYIEVKREFPPKTHSLLRLSNELGIKDEEIIDAVLDLNPEYIVTRYPDAANEVPAKIYNERIAVEHLEKAKKVIEFCRQKLGL from the coding sequence ATGAGAGAGGAAGCTAGACTACTGTGGGAACAGGCACTAGAGGATCTAAAAACTGCCGAAGTTCTAATTGAAGTTAAAAGATACTATGCAAGCGTATTCTTTTCTCAACAAGCTGCTGAGAAGGCCTTAAAAGCCCTGTATATTGAAGTGAAGAGAGAATTTCCTCCCAAAACTCATAGCTTATTGAGACTATCAAATGAACTAGGAATCAAGGACGAGGAGATAATCGATGCAGTTTTGGACTTGAATCCTGAATATATAGTTACCAGGTATCCCGATGCTGCAAATGAAGTTCCAGCAAAGATTTACAATGAGAGAATAGCCGTTGAACATCTCGAAAAAGCTAAGAAGGTGATTGAGTTTTGCAGACAGAAGCTTGGACTTTGA
- a CDS encoding ATP-binding protein: protein MNLEEVIVEFHKLGIPEVRIRELKLPTNLSQAIVVYGLRRTGKTYLLYQTMLKLMKEGLPIERLFYINFEDERLEDITGKDLSKIVELYYKYNPDASLMYLFFDEVQNVPSWEKFVRRILERKNARIFITGSSSNLLSKEIATALRGRSLSFRLFPLSFREFLTFKGSKFKEPLIEAERGKIKRYLEEYVEYGGFPEIVDYPPLLKIKTLQEYLDLIIYKDLIERYGIEKIHAMKGLIRVITRNFARRSSIRKLHNMLSSLGLNLSKSKIYEYFSYLEDIGFIIPVRRLHFSEVESLRSIPKLYVADVGFPTVLGVKDIGHRIENIVALELLRRKYYQEPRLEIRYWMDSKGEVDFVVLTGFKVKELIQVSYSIEDIETKQREVEALLRASRLLKCNNLTVVTWDYEGTEVYKGKRVRFVPLWKWLLG, encoded by the coding sequence ATGAACCTCGAAGAGGTAATAGTGGAATTTCATAAACTTGGTATTCCAGAAGTTAGAATTCGGGAATTAAAACTTCCAACGAATTTAAGTCAGGCAATAGTTGTTTATGGACTCAGAAGAACGGGAAAGACATATCTTCTATATCAAACAATGCTGAAACTTATGAAAGAAGGATTGCCCATAGAAAGGTTGTTTTACATTAATTTTGAAGATGAAAGACTTGAAGATATAACGGGAAAAGACCTCTCAAAAATTGTTGAGCTATACTATAAATATAATCCAGATGCTTCCCTTATGTATCTGTTTTTTGATGAAGTTCAAAATGTTCCTAGTTGGGAGAAATTTGTAAGGAGGATCTTAGAGAGAAAAAATGCTAGAATCTTTATTACTGGTTCTTCCTCAAACCTTCTCTCGAAGGAGATAGCAACAGCACTTAGAGGCAGAAGTTTAAGCTTTAGGCTTTTCCCGTTATCCTTCCGAGAGTTCCTTACTTTTAAAGGTTCAAAATTTAAAGAACCCCTTATTGAAGCTGAAAGGGGCAAAATAAAACGTTACTTAGAAGAATACGTCGAATACGGAGGTTTTCCTGAGATAGTGGACTATCCTCCACTACTCAAGATAAAAACACTCCAGGAATATCTTGACTTAATAATCTATAAGGATCTTATTGAGAGATATGGAATTGAAAAAATCCATGCAATGAAGGGCCTTATACGAGTCATAACAAGGAACTTTGCAAGAAGAAGTTCAATAAGAAAACTCCATAACATGTTATCCTCTCTTGGCTTGAACCTTAGTAAAAGTAAAATCTACGAGTACTTCTCTTACCTCGAGGATATAGGTTTCATTATTCCAGTAAGACGACTTCACTTTAGTGAAGTCGAGTCCTTAAGGAGCATTCCAAAGCTCTACGTTGCAGATGTCGGTTTTCCAACAGTTCTAGGGGTTAAAGACATAGGTCATCGAATTGAGAACATTGTAGCCCTTGAACTCCTAAGAAGGAAGTACTATCAAGAACCAAGGCTTGAAATCAGATACTGGATGGATTCTAAAGGAGAAGTAGATTTTGTCGTCTTAACAGGATTTAAAGTAAAAGAACTGATCCAGGTAAGTTATAGTATCGAGGACATCGAGACAAAGCAGCGAGAAGTAGAGGCACTTTTAAGAGCTTCTAGACTTTTAAAGTGTAACAATTTAACGGTTGTAACATGGGATTATGAAGGAACTGAGGTTTACAAAGGAAAAAGAGTTAGATTTGTCCCCTTATGGAAGTGGCTCTTAGGATAA
- a CDS encoding GNAT family N-acetyltransferase: MKPIIREAKPQDKPSIEEIARLTWDGEDYLACVFDEWIKDGNFYVLELNGKVIGTVKLTFLPNRVGWMEGLRVHPNYHGRGFGKMLHDFIVEKGMVLANEGKIEALEFSTYFLNKKTIAMAEKDGFWVKARFFVASVRVSDFEAEEPTRIEPRIEDLTLGIIPVGWRFIKRSEEALEWIRRNAEVYEYNGLHFLGPKNGTTFTPLEPGPAVLRVLLPAMAWVAKEKNREEFSLMLPSSVKPVLPVFRRIGVHIWDNAKEPNVFVFRKKLGV, from the coding sequence ATGAAACCCATAATCCGCGAGGCTAAACCCCAGGATAAACCCTCTATCGAGGAAATAGCTCGCCTCACCTGGGATGGTGAGGACTACCTTGCCTGCGTATTTGACGAATGGATTAAGGATGGAAACTTCTACGTTCTCGAGCTTAATGGGAAGGTCATTGGCACTGTCAAATTGACTTTTCTTCCCAATAGAGTTGGATGGATGGAGGGACTTAGAGTACATCCCAACTACCATGGTAGAGGATTTGGTAAAATGCTTCACGACTTTATTGTAGAGAAAGGGATGGTACTAGCAAATGAGGGTAAAATAGAAGCCCTTGAGTTCTCTACTTACTTCCTTAACAAAAAGACAATAGCCATGGCAGAAAAGGATGGTTTCTGGGTTAAAGCACGGTTCTTTGTTGCTAGCGTAAGGGTTAGCGATTTTGAAGCTGAGGAGCCAACAAGGATAGAACCAAGAATTGAGGATCTAACTTTAGGCATCATTCCGGTTGGGTGGAGATTCATAAAAAGGAGTGAGGAAGCCTTGGAGTGGATAAGAAGGAATGCCGAAGTTTATGAGTACAACGGTCTACACTTCCTGGGACCAAAAAATGGGACTACATTTACTCCCCTTGAACCTGGCCCTGCCGTCCTGAGGGTACTTCTACCGGCAATGGCATGGGTTGCAAAAGAAAAGAATAGAGAGGAGTTTTCACTTATGTTACCTAGTTCAGTAAAACCAGTTCTTCCAGTTTTTAGGAGGATAGGAGTCCATATATGGGACAATGCTAAGGAACCGAATGTTTTCGTTTTTAGAAAGAAGTTAGGAGTCTAA
- a CDS encoding MFS transporter codes for MRWNEIPREAKAYMLYHTLIAPGLIVWTLFPLYLMKTGYSVLEVGAFFTAINIASIPLTYIFGRLFNNWDIKKGLITIDVLDGVAYVMYGLAKGAIAPLMLFAGRIVEKLSTLLYPLYQAYEQIIYPEDKYEEIFAWHLRLPEIATLVSFPIMGYLLGYVYNKPEHYRLTFLFFGLFSVVTVTYLWLFLPPVGKEERINPEGFTFKVGEFKRLLVFETLLTLAWGLAPEFILINYVVFVLKKTIFEITLIAVACSVMRIAGTYVSERVPKEKGFYAISLGMFLNALYALVMALAPPFWLALVVYAIGDFGNALWFPFYRSWLFKLIPKERTTEFHAALSSYQRVLGLITPITAGALASIHPTLPYAASLVAFILAGVFLLWIAKK; via the coding sequence ATGCGCTGGAACGAGATTCCCAGGGAAGCCAAGGCTTACATGCTCTACCACACCCTGATAGCTCCTGGGCTTATAGTGTGGACGCTCTTTCCCCTTTACCTCATGAAAACTGGTTATTCCGTTTTAGAGGTTGGGGCGTTCTTCACGGCGATTAACATAGCGTCAATACCCCTCACCTACATTTTTGGCAGGTTATTCAACAACTGGGATATCAAGAAAGGGCTAATAACAATTGATGTACTTGATGGTGTAGCCTATGTTATGTACGGCCTTGCAAAAGGTGCGATTGCACCTCTAATGCTTTTTGCAGGCAGAATTGTGGAAAAGCTATCAACTCTTCTTTATCCCCTTTATCAAGCTTATGAGCAGATAATTTATCCCGAGGATAAGTATGAGGAGATATTCGCCTGGCATCTTCGCCTTCCAGAAATAGCAACCCTCGTGAGCTTTCCCATAATGGGCTATCTCCTTGGGTATGTCTATAATAAGCCGGAGCACTACCGCTTAACCTTCCTCTTTTTTGGCCTTTTCTCAGTTGTAACTGTCACGTATCTTTGGCTCTTTCTACCTCCTGTAGGCAAGGAGGAGAGGATAAACCCTGAAGGTTTTACATTCAAAGTTGGAGAATTTAAACGTTTACTTGTGTTTGAGACTCTCTTAACCCTTGCTTGGGGGCTTGCACCGGAGTTTATCCTTATAAACTACGTCGTGTTCGTGTTGAAAAAGACAATCTTCGAGATAACGCTCATAGCGGTCGCGTGTAGCGTGATGAGGATAGCTGGTACTTATGTGAGTGAGCGTGTTCCTAAGGAGAAGGGTTTTTATGCAATATCCCTTGGAATGTTTCTCAATGCTCTCTATGCTCTCGTAATGGCCCTAGCCCCACCTTTCTGGCTTGCATTAGTTGTTTACGCTATTGGAGACTTCGGTAATGCTCTATGGTTCCCCTTCTATCGTTCTTGGCTCTTCAAGCTCATTCCAAAGGAGAGAACAACTGAATTCCACGCAGCCCTTTCGAGTTACCAGAGAGTTCTTGGACTTATAACGCCAATAACGGCCGGAGCTCTGGCTAGCATTCATCCGACGCTACCTTATGCAGCAAGTTTAGTAGCATTTATATTAGCAGGAGTGTTTCTCTTGTGGATTGCAAAGAAATAG
- a CDS encoding nucleotidyltransferase domain-containing protein, whose protein sequence is MIKSYHFYLLSIRRACEKVFDSCEVCVFGSVLTGKFTLESDVDLLIKVPNPPKSLQERAKVEAKIEELAGLPDYHPFKFHIVDEEGFKWYVEKLKRVM, encoded by the coding sequence ATGATAAAAAGCTATCATTTTTATCTACTATCAATAAGGAGAGCCTGTGAGAAAGTTTTTGATAGTTGTGAGGTCTGCGTATTTGGGAGTGTACTAACAGGAAAGTTCACATTAGAAAGTGACGTTGATCTACTGATAAAAGTTCCTAACCCTCCGAAAAGCTTACAGGAGAGGGCCAAAGTCGAAGCCAAAATAGAGGAACTCGCAGGTTTGCCGGACTATCATCCCTTTAAGTTCCACATAGTTGATGAGGAAGGCTTCAAATGGTATGTGGAAAAGCTAAAGAGAGTAATGTAG
- a CDS encoding HEPN domain-containing protein, with translation MHYEEVEILLRRSKDYTHLANVAFKEGKYDIAIFLAEQRLQLYLKALLIKYADLRLKTYSI, from the coding sequence ATGCACTATGAAGAAGTTGAAATTCTCCTCAGGAGGTCAAAAGACTATACACATCTTGCAAACGTTGCTTTTAAAGAAGGAAAGTATGACATAGCAATTTTTCTTGCAGAGCAAAGGCTTCAGCTTTATCTAAAGGCCCTTCTCATTAAATATGCTGATCTAAGATTGAAGACTTACTCAATATGA
- a CDS encoding helicase C-terminal domain-containing protein, whose protein sequence is MEELQYFPYEKFRPNQREFIEIVKEAVKRGENLIVEAPTGFGKTISVLAGVLPYAISLGYKVVYLARTHKQMDRVIEELRKIGEKSEVSGIEFRSRKDLCLHAYIQTFAQDAYTSMIVCKSLRKLGKCKYYENLKEKRDRVDEIVKFFLSFPPFPREVIEYSELLELCPYEITKKVGEKANVVVASYLYMISPPIRQAFLENLGVDYSDLIVIFDEAHNLPDQAISALSDRLSVRSIERAIKEAEEYGEKDIENFLSILLRGLEILYKEKLENYESEEIPIRPEEVFLHPASILGWRGRDIGMMLEDMIEVGDAIREDRIERNLPPRSYVGRVGEFLWNWLSLRDREDYLHLFTKEKGLALELVALDPSVALDFLEEVHSAIFMSGTLSPLEAFRDIIGVNARLKKFPRIVKRENAIVLVARDVSTRGIERSPPLYKRIAEYIFEAVKNTPKNVGVFTASYEVLEGVLSTNVHIKIEEEVGKKVFIEKKDAPSRENDEMIREFKEESKGKGAVLFGVMGGRNSEGQDYSGDEMNGVILVGIPYARPTPRVQAQTRYFEKKFPGKGRYYGYILPAHRKLAQAAGRVHRSENEKGSIVILDYRVLWKNVKKDLPDWMVETMIPVTLPTLRIKLRRFWRERLNE, encoded by the coding sequence ATGGAGGAGCTTCAGTACTTCCCATATGAAAAGTTCAGGCCGAATCAGAGGGAATTTATCGAAATAGTTAAGGAAGCCGTAAAAAGAGGAGAGAACCTTATTGTTGAGGCTCCAACTGGATTTGGAAAGACAATAAGCGTTTTAGCTGGGGTGCTTCCCTATGCTATCTCGCTGGGCTATAAAGTAGTGTATTTAGCTAGAACTCATAAGCAGATGGATAGGGTGATAGAGGAGCTCAGAAAGATCGGGGAGAAAAGCGAAGTTAGTGGAATAGAGTTTAGGAGTAGAAAAGATTTATGCCTTCACGCCTATATTCAGACCTTTGCCCAGGATGCTTACACTAGTATGATAGTGTGTAAGAGTCTAAGAAAGCTTGGAAAGTGCAAGTATTATGAAAACTTAAAGGAGAAGAGGGATAGGGTTGATGAAATTGTAAAATTCTTCTTAAGCTTTCCCCCCTTTCCTCGTGAAGTTATTGAGTATAGCGAATTACTTGAGCTCTGTCCTTATGAGATTACAAAGAAGGTTGGTGAGAAAGCCAACGTCGTTGTGGCTAGTTACTTATACATGATAAGCCCCCCAATAAGGCAGGCATTCTTGGAAAACCTAGGTGTTGATTATTCAGATTTGATAGTGATATTCGATGAAGCTCACAACTTGCCCGATCAGGCTATTTCTGCACTTAGCGATAGATTAAGCGTGAGAAGTATAGAAAGGGCCATTAAAGAAGCCGAAGAGTACGGGGAAAAAGATATCGAAAACTTCCTCTCGATATTACTAAGGGGTCTAGAAATCTTATATAAAGAAAAGTTAGAGAACTATGAAAGTGAAGAGATCCCCATAAGGCCAGAGGAGGTGTTTCTTCACCCAGCTTCCATCCTGGGGTGGAGGGGAAGAGATATTGGAATGATGCTAGAGGATATGATCGAGGTTGGTGATGCCATTAGGGAGGATAGAATAGAAAGGAATCTTCCTCCTAGGAGTTACGTTGGAAGAGTTGGAGAGTTTCTGTGGAATTGGCTTTCCCTTCGAGATAGGGAAGACTACTTACACCTATTCACAAAAGAAAAAGGCTTAGCCTTGGAGTTAGTGGCCCTCGATCCTTCCGTTGCCCTTGACTTCCTTGAGGAGGTTCACTCTGCAATATTTATGTCCGGAACTCTCAGCCCCCTAGAGGCATTTAGGGATATAATTGGTGTTAATGCTAGACTAAAGAAGTTTCCCAGAATTGTAAAGAGGGAAAATGCTATCGTCCTTGTGGCGAGAGATGTATCAACCAGAGGGATAGAGAGAAGTCCTCCTCTGTATAAAAGGATCGCGGAATACATATTTGAAGCCGTCAAAAATACTCCAAAAAATGTTGGAGTATTTACGGCTTCCTATGAGGTTCTTGAGGGAGTTCTAAGTACTAATGTTCACATAAAGATTGAGGAAGAAGTCGGAAAGAAAGTCTTCATAGAGAAAAAAGATGCTCCTTCCAGGGAAAACGATGAGATGATTAGGGAATTCAAGGAAGAATCTAAAGGAAAAGGTGCGGTACTATTTGGTGTTATGGGAGGGAGGAACAGTGAAGGTCAGGACTATTCGGGGGATGAAATGAATGGAGTCATCTTGGTTGGGATCCCTTATGCAAGGCCAACTCCCAGGGTTCAAGCTCAGACAAGGTACTTTGAAAAGAAATTTCCTGGGAAAGGGAGGTATTATGGATATATCCTACCAGCCCATAGAAAGCTAGCTCAAGCTGCAGGTAGGGTTCATAGGTCTGAAAATGAAAAGGGTAGTATAGTGATCTTAGACTACAGAGTCCTATGGAAAAACGTTAAGAAAGACCTCCCCGACTGGATGGTAGAAACCATGATTCCCGTAACATTACCCACCCTAAGGATTAAGCTTAGGAGATTTTGGAGGGAGAGGTTAAATGAGTAA
- the ndk gene encoding nucleoside-diphosphate kinase, which translates to MSETERTLVIIKPDAVVRGLIGEIISRFEKKGLKIVGMKMIWIDRELAEKHYEEHREKPFFKALIDYITKTPVVVMVLEGRYAVEVVRKMAGATDPKDAAPGTIRGDFGLEVSDAICNVIHASDSKESAEREISLFFKPEELFEYPRAADWFYKKGI; encoded by the coding sequence ATGAGTGAAACTGAAAGAACCCTGGTAATTATAAAGCCTGATGCCGTCGTTAGGGGCCTTATAGGTGAAATAATAAGTAGATTTGAGAAAAAAGGCCTCAAGATTGTAGGAATGAAGATGATATGGATCGACAGGGAGCTAGCTGAGAAACATTATGAAGAGCACAGGGAGAAGCCCTTCTTCAAGGCCTTAATCGATTACATAACAAAAACCCCTGTTGTAGTTATGGTACTCGAGGGAAGGTATGCCGTGGAAGTTGTGAGAAAAATGGCCGGAGCAACGGATCCAAAGGATGCTGCACCTGGAACGATAAGAGGGGATTTTGGTCTTGAGGTCAGCGATGCTATATGTAACGTTATACATGCCAGTGACTCCAAGGAGAGCGCTGAGAGGGAAATAAGTCTATTCTTCAAACCTGAGGAATTATTTGAATATCCTAGGGCGGCCGATTGGTTCTATAAGAAAGGTATTTAA